Below is a window of Rhizobium sullae DNA.
TTCGTGTCGGATCAGTTCACCGATGGTCGCAGGTTCCGGGTTCTGACGGTCGTAGACGATTGCACCAGAGAATGCCTGGGCCTCGTCGCCGATACATCGCTTTCCGGCCTGCGGGTTGCCCGTGAGCTTGATCGGATCATCGAGGAACGTGGCAAACCCAGGACGGTCGTCAGTGACAACGGCAGCGAGTTCACCAGTAATGCGATCCTGCAATGGACGGATCGGGCCAAGGTCGATTGGCATTACATTGCACCAGGCAAGCCGATCCAGAACGCCTTCATCGAAAGCTTCAATGGGCGGCTGCGCGACGAGTTCTTGAATGAAACGCTCTTCTCGTCACTGACCCACGCTCGATCAGCGCTTTCAAACTGGCGCAGCGATTACAACGATCATCGACCGCACTCCGGCCTTGGCTGGCTGACACCGACCGAGTTCGCTCAGACCATCAACCCGCTACGTGATGCGGTGCTGCGCAGCCGAAATGGCTCCGCACCGCAACCCGCCGCTACCGCCCCAAATGCAGCAACCAAAAACCGCCGGAGCGAACTGAAAACTGGATAAAACTTGGGGGCAAGGTCACGGGTACTGCTTGCCTGCGATTAGCCCAGAGAAATGTGCGACATCCGCCAAGGTCGCTGCGCCTACCTCGGCTGCGATCGCCGATACCCTTTTGAAGTCGATTGCTCGTGGATAAGACGAACCCCCAACGATTATGGGGGCATTTGCGGGAGGGGGCGAAATCCTACGCTAAGCTTCCAGAACTATCGCGATAGATGCGACATCAGAAAATCGGCCGCGCTCTGGTGAGCTGCGCCGGCGTTCCGGGTCCCCGATCTCAAGAAAAAATCGTGCGCCCCGCCTTCGTAAGCATCAAGGGTAACAGGCCCTCCAAGCTGTTGCGCTGTCCGTTGCAACTCGCGGCCGATCGACAAGGGAAACGTCCGGTCGGCGCTTCCCCAAATCAAAAGCAGCGGCGGCAATGGACGGATAGGCTTTGAATAACCGTTCGGGAATCCGCCATCGACCAACACCAGAGCGCCAATATCGGATCGTCCGACCGAAGCAGCCGAGGCGATTTGCGCGCCAAGCGAGATCCCGAGGACGCCAACCTTGCCGCCGTGGCGCGGTTGGCTCTCAAGATAGGCGGACACGCCTTGAACGGCGGAAGTCCAGCCCGGCAGCCCCTGTGCATAATAGGCGATACGCGTCCGCGCATTACCCGCCGTGGCGATAGCGTCGAGGTCGGCCGCC
It encodes the following:
- a CDS encoding dienelactone hydrolase family protein, translated to MPTPAGRVLVESFGNCANATCPAVVILSGSKGFGASVYDEIGQTFRTAGLNAYLVHVLSAADLDAIATAGNARTRIAYYAQGLPGWTSAVQGVSAYLESQPRHGGKVGVLGISLGAQIASAASVGRSDIGALVLVDGGFPNGYSKPIRPLPPLLLIWGSADRTFPLSIGRELQRTAQQLGGPVTLDAYEGGAHDFFLRSGTRNAGAAHQSAADFLMSHLSR